One genomic region from Bos indicus isolate NIAB-ARS_2022 breed Sahiwal x Tharparkar chromosome 17, NIAB-ARS_B.indTharparkar_mat_pri_1.0, whole genome shotgun sequence encodes:
- the JADE1 gene encoding protein Jade-1 isoform X2: MKRGRLPSSSEDSDDNGSLSTTWSQNSRSQHRRSSCSRPEDRKPSEVFRTDLITAMKLHDSYQLNPDEYYVLADPWRQEWEKGVQVPVSPGTIPQPVARVVSEEKSLMFIRPKKYIVSSGSEPPELGYVDIRTLADSVCRYDLNDMDAAWLELTNEEFKEMGMPELDEYTMERVLEEFEQRCYDNMNHAIETEEGLGIEYDEDVVCDVCQSPDGEDGNEMVFCDKCNICVHQACYGILKVPEGSWLCRTCALGVQPKCLLCPKKGGAMKPTRSGTKWVHVSCALWIPEVSIGSPEKMEPITKVSHIPSSRWALVCSLCNEKFGASIQCSVKNCRTAFHVTCAFDRGLEMKTILAENDEVKFKSYCPKHSSHRKAEEGLGEGTAQENGAPECSPRDPLEPFAGLEQNREEAHRVSVRKQKLQQLEDEFYTFVNLLDVARALRLPEEVVDFLYQYWKLKRKVNFNKPLITPKKDEEDNLAKREQDVLFRRLQLFTHLRQDLERVRNLTYMVTRREKIKRSVCKVQEQIFNLYTKLLEQERVSGVPSSSCSSSSLENMLLFNSPSVGPDAPKIEDLKWHSAFFRKQMGTSLVHSLKKPHKRDPLQNSPGSEGKTQLKQPDLGGRREGTVGPESFLSFEKTFAEARLVSAQQKNGVVMPDHGNRRDHRFQCDLSKGDVKDRPLKQSHKPLRSTDVSQRHVDHARAAASPGAGQSAPGTRKEVVPKCNGSLIRVNYNQSAVKVPTTPASPVKNWGGFRIPKKGERQQQGEAPEAACHQHSDYSYLGLGRVPAKERAKSKLKADNENDGYVPDVEMSDSESEASEKKCIHASSSISRRTDIIRRSILAS; the protein is encoded by the exons ATGAAACGAGGTCGCCTTCCCAGCAGCAGTGAGGATTCTGACGACAATGGCA GCCTGTCGACTACCTGGTCCCAGAATTCCCGATCCCAGCACAGGAGAAGTTCCTGCTCCAGACCTGAAGATCGAAAGCCTTCAGAG GTGTTTAGGACAGACCTGATCACTGCCATGAAGCTCCATGACTCCTACCAGCTGAACCCGGACGAATACTACGTGCTGGCGGATCCCTGGAGACAGGAGTGGGAGAAAGGGGTCCAGGTGCCAGTGAGCCCTGGGACCATCCCCCAGCCTGTGGCCAG GGTCGTATCTGAAGAGAAATCCCTCATGTTCATCAGGCCCAAGAAATACATTGTCTCGTCAGGCTCCGAGCCTCCGGAGCTGGGCTACGTTGACATCCGCACACTGGCCGACAGTGTGTGTCGTTACGATCTCAACGACATGGACGCCGCGTGGCTGGAACTGACCAACGAGGAGTTTAAGGAGATGG GAATGCCCGAGTTAGATGAATACACCATGGAGAGGGTCCTGGAGGAATTTGAACAGCGGTGCTATGACAACATGAACCATGCAATTGAGACTGAGGAAGGTCTGGGGATCGAGTATGACGAAGATGTCGTCTGTGACGTCTGCCAGTCACCTGATGGTGAGGACGGCAACGAGATGGTGTTCTGCGACAAGTGCAACATCTGCGTGCATCAG GCCTGCTACGGAATCCTCAAGGTCCCAGAGGGCAGCTGGCTGTGCCGGACGTGCGCCCTAGGCGTTCAGCCCAAGTGTTTGCTGTGTCCCAAGAAAGGAGGAGCGATGAAGCCCACCCGCAGCGGGACCAAGTGGGTGCATGTCAGCTGTGCGCTGTGGATCCCCGAG GTGAGCATCGGCAGCCCCGAGAAGATGGAGCCCATCACGAAGGTGTCCCACATCCCCAGCAGTCGGTGGGCGCTTGTGTgcagcctctgcaatgagaagtttGGGGCATCCATACAG TGCTCCGTGAAGAACTGCCGCACAGCCTTCCACGTGACCTGTGCGTTTGACCGGGGCCTAGAGATGAAGACTATCTTGGCAGAGAACGACGAAGTCAAGTTCAAGTCCTACTGTCCGAAGCACAGCTCTCACCGCAAAGCCGAGGAGGGCCTTGGTGAGGGGACTGCTCAGGAGAATGGTGCTCCCGAGTGCTCCCCGCGGGATCCGCTGGAGCCCTTCGCTGGCCTCGAGCAGAATCGGGAGGAGGCCCACCGGGTCAGCGTCCGCAAGCAGAAGCTGCAGCAGCTGGAGGACGAATTCTACACGTTCGTCAACCTGCTGGATGTAGCCAGGGCCCTGCGGCTGCCCGAGGAGGTGGTGGACTTTCTGTACCAGTACTGGAAGTTGAAGAGGAAGGTCAACTTCAACAAGCCCCTCATCACTCCAAAGAAAGACGAAGAGGACAATCTAGCCAAGCGGGAGCAGGATGTCTTGTTTAGGAGGCTGCAGCTGTTCACGCACCTGCGGCAGGACCTGGAGAGG GTTCGGAACCTCACTTACATGGTGACCCGCAGGGAAAAGATTAAACGATCTGTGTGCAAAGTCCAGGAACAGATATTCAATCTTTACACTAAGCTTTTGGAGCAAGAAAGAGTTTCAG GTGTGCCTTCTTCCTCTTGCTCCTCCTCCTCACTGGAAAACATGCTTCTGTTTAACAGTCCTTCTGTGGGCCCTGATGCTCCCAAGATAGAGGACTTGAAGTGGCATTCTGCGTTCTTCAGGAAGCAAATGGGTACTTCCTTGGTTCACTCGCTGAAGAAGCCCCACAAGCGAGATCCATTGCAGAACAGCCCTGGGAGTGAAGGCAAAACCCAGCTAAAACAGCCAGACCTGGGGGGCAGAAGGGAGGGGACGGTGGGCCCAGAGAGCTTTCTGAGTTTTGAAAAGACGTTTGCAGAAGCACGGCTCGTATCAGCACAACAGAAAAACGGTGTGGTGATGCCAGACCACGGGAACAGGAGAGACCATCGTTTTCAGTGTGACCTCAGCAAGGGGGACGTAAAGGACAGACCTTTGAAACAGAGTCACAAGCCTCTGAGGTCCACAGACGTGTCCCAGAGGCACGTGGACCACGCCAGAGCTGCCGCCTCCCCTGGGGCGGGGCAGTCGGCGCCGGGCACGAGGAAGGAGGTGGTGCCCAAGTGCAACGGCTCCCTGATCAGAGTGAACTATAACCAGTCTGCAGTCAAAGTGCCTACGACACCGGCCAGCCCAGTGAAGAACTGGGGAGGATTCCGGATTCCAAAGAAGGGGGAACggcagcagcagggagaggcCCCAGAGGCGGCCTGCCACCAGCACTCAGACTACTCCTACCTGGGCCTAGGCCGAGTTCCAGCCAAGGAGAGGGCAAAAAGCAAACTGAAAGCTGACAACGAGAATGACGGGTATGTCCCTGACGTAGAGATGAGTGACTCGGAGAGCGAGGCCTCCGAGAAGAAGTGCATCCACGCCAGCAGCTCTATCAGCAGGAGGACAGACATCATCAGGAGAAGCATTCTGGCCTCTTGA
- the JADE1 gene encoding protein Jade-1 isoform X1, protein MASCDRGCLLFPGEIMKRGRLPSSSEDSDDNGSLSTTWSQNSRSQHRRSSCSRPEDRKPSEVFRTDLITAMKLHDSYQLNPDEYYVLADPWRQEWEKGVQVPVSPGTIPQPVARVVSEEKSLMFIRPKKYIVSSGSEPPELGYVDIRTLADSVCRYDLNDMDAAWLELTNEEFKEMGMPELDEYTMERVLEEFEQRCYDNMNHAIETEEGLGIEYDEDVVCDVCQSPDGEDGNEMVFCDKCNICVHQACYGILKVPEGSWLCRTCALGVQPKCLLCPKKGGAMKPTRSGTKWVHVSCALWIPEVSIGSPEKMEPITKVSHIPSSRWALVCSLCNEKFGASIQCSVKNCRTAFHVTCAFDRGLEMKTILAENDEVKFKSYCPKHSSHRKAEEGLGEGTAQENGAPECSPRDPLEPFAGLEQNREEAHRVSVRKQKLQQLEDEFYTFVNLLDVARALRLPEEVVDFLYQYWKLKRKVNFNKPLITPKKDEEDNLAKREQDVLFRRLQLFTHLRQDLERVRNLTYMVTRREKIKRSVCKVQEQIFNLYTKLLEQERVSGVPSSSCSSSSLENMLLFNSPSVGPDAPKIEDLKWHSAFFRKQMGTSLVHSLKKPHKRDPLQNSPGSEGKTQLKQPDLGGRREGTVGPESFLSFEKTFAEARLVSAQQKNGVVMPDHGNRRDHRFQCDLSKGDVKDRPLKQSHKPLRSTDVSQRHVDHARAAASPGAGQSAPGTRKEVVPKCNGSLIRVNYNQSAVKVPTTPASPVKNWGGFRIPKKGERQQQGEAPEAACHQHSDYSYLGLGRVPAKERAKSKLKADNENDGYVPDVEMSDSESEASEKKCIHASSSISRRTDIIRRSILAS, encoded by the exons GCTGCCTGCTGTTTCCCGGGGAGATCATGAAACGAGGTCGCCTTCCCAGCAGCAGTGAGGATTCTGACGACAATGGCA GCCTGTCGACTACCTGGTCCCAGAATTCCCGATCCCAGCACAGGAGAAGTTCCTGCTCCAGACCTGAAGATCGAAAGCCTTCAGAG GTGTTTAGGACAGACCTGATCACTGCCATGAAGCTCCATGACTCCTACCAGCTGAACCCGGACGAATACTACGTGCTGGCGGATCCCTGGAGACAGGAGTGGGAGAAAGGGGTCCAGGTGCCAGTGAGCCCTGGGACCATCCCCCAGCCTGTGGCCAG GGTCGTATCTGAAGAGAAATCCCTCATGTTCATCAGGCCCAAGAAATACATTGTCTCGTCAGGCTCCGAGCCTCCGGAGCTGGGCTACGTTGACATCCGCACACTGGCCGACAGTGTGTGTCGTTACGATCTCAACGACATGGACGCCGCGTGGCTGGAACTGACCAACGAGGAGTTTAAGGAGATGG GAATGCCCGAGTTAGATGAATACACCATGGAGAGGGTCCTGGAGGAATTTGAACAGCGGTGCTATGACAACATGAACCATGCAATTGAGACTGAGGAAGGTCTGGGGATCGAGTATGACGAAGATGTCGTCTGTGACGTCTGCCAGTCACCTGATGGTGAGGACGGCAACGAGATGGTGTTCTGCGACAAGTGCAACATCTGCGTGCATCAG GCCTGCTACGGAATCCTCAAGGTCCCAGAGGGCAGCTGGCTGTGCCGGACGTGCGCCCTAGGCGTTCAGCCCAAGTGTTTGCTGTGTCCCAAGAAAGGAGGAGCGATGAAGCCCACCCGCAGCGGGACCAAGTGGGTGCATGTCAGCTGTGCGCTGTGGATCCCCGAG GTGAGCATCGGCAGCCCCGAGAAGATGGAGCCCATCACGAAGGTGTCCCACATCCCCAGCAGTCGGTGGGCGCTTGTGTgcagcctctgcaatgagaagtttGGGGCATCCATACAG TGCTCCGTGAAGAACTGCCGCACAGCCTTCCACGTGACCTGTGCGTTTGACCGGGGCCTAGAGATGAAGACTATCTTGGCAGAGAACGACGAAGTCAAGTTCAAGTCCTACTGTCCGAAGCACAGCTCTCACCGCAAAGCCGAGGAGGGCCTTGGTGAGGGGACTGCTCAGGAGAATGGTGCTCCCGAGTGCTCCCCGCGGGATCCGCTGGAGCCCTTCGCTGGCCTCGAGCAGAATCGGGAGGAGGCCCACCGGGTCAGCGTCCGCAAGCAGAAGCTGCAGCAGCTGGAGGACGAATTCTACACGTTCGTCAACCTGCTGGATGTAGCCAGGGCCCTGCGGCTGCCCGAGGAGGTGGTGGACTTTCTGTACCAGTACTGGAAGTTGAAGAGGAAGGTCAACTTCAACAAGCCCCTCATCACTCCAAAGAAAGACGAAGAGGACAATCTAGCCAAGCGGGAGCAGGATGTCTTGTTTAGGAGGCTGCAGCTGTTCACGCACCTGCGGCAGGACCTGGAGAGG GTTCGGAACCTCACTTACATGGTGACCCGCAGGGAAAAGATTAAACGATCTGTGTGCAAAGTCCAGGAACAGATATTCAATCTTTACACTAAGCTTTTGGAGCAAGAAAGAGTTTCAG GTGTGCCTTCTTCCTCTTGCTCCTCCTCCTCACTGGAAAACATGCTTCTGTTTAACAGTCCTTCTGTGGGCCCTGATGCTCCCAAGATAGAGGACTTGAAGTGGCATTCTGCGTTCTTCAGGAAGCAAATGGGTACTTCCTTGGTTCACTCGCTGAAGAAGCCCCACAAGCGAGATCCATTGCAGAACAGCCCTGGGAGTGAAGGCAAAACCCAGCTAAAACAGCCAGACCTGGGGGGCAGAAGGGAGGGGACGGTGGGCCCAGAGAGCTTTCTGAGTTTTGAAAAGACGTTTGCAGAAGCACGGCTCGTATCAGCACAACAGAAAAACGGTGTGGTGATGCCAGACCACGGGAACAGGAGAGACCATCGTTTTCAGTGTGACCTCAGCAAGGGGGACGTAAAGGACAGACCTTTGAAACAGAGTCACAAGCCTCTGAGGTCCACAGACGTGTCCCAGAGGCACGTGGACCACGCCAGAGCTGCCGCCTCCCCTGGGGCGGGGCAGTCGGCGCCGGGCACGAGGAAGGAGGTGGTGCCCAAGTGCAACGGCTCCCTGATCAGAGTGAACTATAACCAGTCTGCAGTCAAAGTGCCTACGACACCGGCCAGCCCAGTGAAGAACTGGGGAGGATTCCGGATTCCAAAGAAGGGGGAACggcagcagcagggagaggcCCCAGAGGCGGCCTGCCACCAGCACTCAGACTACTCCTACCTGGGCCTAGGCCGAGTTCCAGCCAAGGAGAGGGCAAAAAGCAAACTGAAAGCTGACAACGAGAATGACGGGTATGTCCCTGACGTAGAGATGAGTGACTCGGAGAGCGAGGCCTCCGAGAAGAAGTGCATCCACGCCAGCAGCTCTATCAGCAGGAGGACAGACATCATCAGGAGAAGCATTCTGGCCTCTTGA